One genomic region from Salinicola endophyticus encodes:
- a CDS encoding cell division protein ZapA, protein MSDTSRPTTEVTLLGKPYVIACPPEEQEQLKRAARYLDRAMHGIHSRGKVLGAEKIAIMAALNITHELLSALDANRAGEQSLSELGERLERALSGIGNDTQASR, encoded by the coding sequence ATGAGCGACACGTCTCGCCCGACCACCGAAGTGACCCTCTTGGGCAAACCCTACGTGATCGCCTGCCCGCCGGAAGAGCAGGAGCAGTTGAAGCGCGCCGCGCGCTATCTCGACCGCGCCATGCACGGTATCCACTCCCGCGGCAAGGTACTGGGCGCGGAGAAGATCGCCATCATGGCGGCGCTCAACATCACCCACGAGCTGCTCAGTGCCCTCGATGCCAACCGCGCCGGCGAGCAGAGCTTGAGCGAGCTGGGTGAGCGTCTGGAGCGCGCCCTGAGCGGTATCGGCAACGACACGCAGGCCTCCCGCTGA
- a CDS encoding UPF0149 family protein, whose translation MSIINEQLDFSTVANVFLAHGSLQSPAFFDGRLCAELALEDLSAERWLEEVSLALNVEKPESREDADVLLGWRRQTLDALAASELNFEPLLPDELFSLGERAQGLKEWVQGFTEVVNEVDGETYERWSSPLREALEDLGQLAAIEVEIDDDPENENDLFALTEHARMAAMLLYTEQHPGQPQVEQSEQDLSADADATGNDDTPMLH comes from the coding sequence ATGTCGATCATCAACGAGCAACTCGATTTCTCCACCGTCGCCAATGTATTCCTGGCCCACGGCAGTCTGCAGTCACCGGCCTTCTTCGACGGGCGACTGTGCGCCGAGCTGGCGCTCGAGGACCTCAGCGCCGAGCGCTGGCTGGAGGAGGTGAGCCTGGCGCTCAACGTCGAAAAGCCGGAGAGCCGCGAAGATGCCGACGTGCTGCTGGGCTGGCGGCGCCAGACCCTGGACGCGCTGGCGGCATCGGAGCTCAACTTCGAGCCGCTGCTGCCCGACGAGCTGTTCTCGCTGGGCGAGCGCGCCCAGGGGCTCAAGGAGTGGGTGCAGGGCTTCACCGAAGTGGTCAACGAAGTCGATGGCGAGACCTACGAACGCTGGTCGAGCCCGCTGCGCGAAGCGCTCGAGGATCTTGGCCAGCTGGCGGCGATCGAGGTCGAGATCGACGACGACCCGGAGAACGAGAACGACCTGTTCGCGCTCACCGAGCACGCGCGCATGGCGGCGATGCTGCTGTATACCGAGCAGCACCCCGGCCAGCCCCAGGTCGAGCAGAGCGAGCAGGACCTTTCGGCTGACGCGGACGCCACCGGCAACGACGACACGCCGATGCTGCATTGA
- the pepP gene encoding Xaa-Pro aminopeptidase gives MPTAASSTQDAVTTEDLRPGPAPIAQEEYAARRERLMAELPQDAAVLLPGAVLKTRNHDSDYAFRQHSDFHYLCGFPEPDALLVLLPGREAGEALLFCQEKDPEKEAWTGIRIGPEGAVRDYGMDQAFDNASRDDLADLLEGRRTLYLPLADSHAMTLADGIRARLQARARRGAAAPSGFVDVSALIHELRLTKSESELALMRHAAEISAQAHCRAMRESRPGCFEYQLQAAIEHEFAWHGARAPAYGTIVGGGINACVLHYVENAARLADGDLVLIDAGAEFDLYAGDITRTFPVNGRFSEAQRALYDVVLAAEERAVAAVAPGTTLEAIHDGVVRDLTAGLLALGLLEGELDACIESKAYRRFYLHSTSHWLGLDVHDVGSYRVDGEPRPLEPGMVLTIEPGLYIPDAEDIPAAYRGIGIRIEDDVVVTAGGGEVLTAGVPKAADEIEALMAGAASQ, from the coding sequence ATGCCGACAGCCGCGAGTTCGACACAAGACGCCGTGACGACAGAGGATCTGCGCCCCGGGCCCGCCCCGATCGCCCAGGAAGAGTACGCCGCCCGGCGTGAGCGCCTGATGGCCGAATTGCCACAGGACGCAGCGGTGCTGCTGCCCGGTGCCGTGCTCAAGACCCGCAACCACGACAGCGACTACGCCTTCCGTCAGCACAGCGACTTCCACTATCTGTGCGGCTTCCCCGAGCCGGACGCGCTGCTGGTGCTGCTGCCCGGCCGCGAGGCCGGTGAGGCGCTGCTGTTCTGCCAGGAGAAGGACCCCGAGAAGGAGGCCTGGACCGGCATTCGCATCGGCCCCGAAGGGGCGGTACGTGACTACGGTATGGATCAGGCCTTCGACAACGCCAGTCGCGACGACCTGGCCGACCTGCTGGAAGGGCGGCGCACGCTCTACCTGCCGCTGGCGGATAGCCACGCCATGACCCTGGCCGACGGCATCCGTGCCCGGCTGCAGGCGCGCGCACGACGCGGCGCGGCGGCCCCGAGTGGCTTCGTCGATGTCAGCGCGCTGATCCACGAACTGCGCCTGACCAAGAGCGAGAGCGAGCTGGCGCTGATGCGCCATGCCGCCGAGATCAGTGCCCAGGCGCACTGCCGCGCCATGCGCGAAAGCCGCCCGGGGTGCTTCGAGTATCAGCTGCAGGCAGCGATCGAGCACGAGTTCGCCTGGCACGGCGCCCGCGCACCCGCCTATGGCACCATCGTCGGCGGTGGCATCAACGCCTGTGTGCTGCACTATGTCGAGAATGCCGCCCGGCTCGCCGACGGCGATCTGGTACTGATCGATGCCGGTGCCGAGTTCGATCTCTACGCCGGCGACATCACCCGCACCTTTCCGGTCAACGGCCGTTTCAGCGAGGCCCAGCGTGCCCTCTACGACGTCGTCCTGGCGGCGGAAGAGCGCGCCGTGGCCGCGGTCGCTCCGGGCACCACGCTGGAAGCGATCCACGATGGCGTGGTGCGCGATCTCACCGCCGGGCTGCTGGCACTGGGCCTGCTCGAAGGTGAACTCGACGCGTGCATCGAGTCCAAGGCCTACCGTCGCTTCTATCTCCACTCCACCTCGCACTGGCTGGGGCTCGATGTGCACGATGTCGGCAGCTACCGGGTCGACGGCGAGCCGCGCCCACTCGAACCGGGCATGGTGCTGACCATCGAGCCGGGCCTCTACATCCCCGACGCCGAGGATATCCCCGCGGCCTATCGTGGTATCGGCATTCGTATCGAGGACGATGTGGTGGTGACCGCTGGTGGTGGAGAAGTGCTGACCGCCGGCGTGCCCAAGGCGGCTGACGAGATCGAAGCGCTGATGGCCGGCGCGGCATCGCAGTGA
- a CDS encoding type I secretion system permease/ATPase — translation MWTERQMIKSRSRSRPTPAVKPGSSGNDVPTALSRAIKACRHTFVSAGFFSLFINLLMLVPPLYMLQVYDRVITTRSEATLLMLTLIMVFLFVVMGGLEIVRSRLLVRAGNRLDTLVSEQLYTAMFRRGLSAAGRQTAQPLSDLSSLRQFLAGNGLFAFFDVPWIPIYIGVLFLFNVWFGVFAIGAASVLLIMAIANEYATRGLLAQANGDHIQAQALANANLRNAEVLHAMGMLPGIRRRWATHHQAFLLKQSWASDRAGTFSNVSKVLRLLSQSLILGLGALLVLDGAISPGMMIAGSILMGRALAPIDQMINAWKGFVAARSAHQRLQTLLSETTDEQERMSLPVPQGKVSVQHLTVGPPGARTPALSGIDFDVEPGEHIGIVGPSASGKSSLARALLGLWPPLAGKVRLDGADITQWNRDELGPHIGYLPQDIELFEGTIGENIARFGEVDSALVVEAARRAGVHEMILQQPEGYDTVIADASGSLSGGQRQRIGLARALYGQPRLVILDEPNSNLDDSGERALGEAIERLKQDDVTLFIISHRTGILRRVDRLLVLKEGKVAASGPSRELLGKLAGPPRTAASDQPSNHGASMPSRATIKGARGSE, via the coding sequence ATGTGGACTGAGCGTCAAATGATAAAATCAAGGTCCAGGTCAAGGCCAACACCCGCCGTAAAGCCCGGCTCATCCGGCAATGATGTACCGACAGCGTTGAGTCGGGCGATAAAAGCCTGCAGGCACACTTTCGTCTCGGCAGGCTTTTTCAGTCTGTTCATCAATCTGTTGATGCTGGTGCCGCCGCTCTACATGCTGCAGGTCTATGATCGCGTCATCACCACGCGCAGCGAAGCCACGCTGCTGATGCTGACGCTCATCATGGTCTTCCTCTTCGTGGTCATGGGCGGCCTGGAAATCGTCCGCTCGCGGCTGCTCGTGCGAGCCGGGAACCGCCTGGACACGCTGGTCAGCGAACAGCTCTATACCGCGATGTTTCGCCGGGGGCTGTCGGCTGCCGGACGCCAGACGGCGCAACCGCTCAGCGATCTCTCCAGCCTGCGTCAGTTTCTGGCCGGTAACGGCCTGTTCGCTTTTTTCGATGTTCCGTGGATACCGATCTACATCGGTGTGCTGTTTCTCTTCAACGTCTGGTTCGGTGTTTTCGCCATCGGTGCCGCCAGCGTGTTGCTGATCATGGCGATCGCCAACGAGTACGCGACCCGAGGATTACTGGCTCAAGCCAATGGCGACCACATTCAGGCCCAGGCGCTGGCCAATGCCAATCTGCGCAACGCCGAGGTACTGCACGCCATGGGCATGCTGCCCGGCATTCGACGCCGCTGGGCGACGCACCATCAGGCATTTCTTCTCAAACAGTCGTGGGCCAGCGATCGGGCCGGCACCTTCTCCAATGTCTCCAAGGTGCTACGCCTGCTGTCCCAGTCTCTGATCCTGGGGCTCGGTGCCTTGCTGGTGCTGGATGGCGCCATCAGCCCCGGCATGATGATCGCTGGCTCCATTCTGATGGGGCGAGCGCTGGCGCCCATCGATCAGATGATCAATGCCTGGAAGGGCTTCGTGGCTGCGCGCAGCGCCCACCAGCGGCTCCAGACGTTATTGTCCGAAACGACTGACGAACAAGAGCGCATGTCACTGCCCGTGCCACAAGGAAAAGTCAGCGTTCAGCATCTGACGGTCGGCCCGCCGGGTGCGCGCACGCCGGCACTGAGTGGTATCGATTTCGACGTCGAGCCGGGCGAGCACATTGGCATCGTCGGTCCCAGTGCTTCCGGTAAATCCTCTCTGGCGCGTGCGCTATTGGGGCTATGGCCGCCCCTGGCTGGCAAGGTGCGGCTCGATGGTGCCGACATCACGCAGTGGAACCGTGATGAGCTGGGGCCTCATATCGGCTATCTGCCCCAGGATATCGAACTGTTCGAAGGCACCATCGGCGAGAACATTGCCCGTTTCGGTGAGGTCGATTCGGCACTGGTGGTCGAAGCAGCCAGGCGGGCGGGTGTGCACGAGATGATACTGCAGCAACCCGAGGGCTACGACACCGTCATTGCTGACGCCAGCGGCTCGCTGTCCGGTGGCCAACGTCAGCGCATCGGGCTGGCTCGGGCACTCTATGGCCAGCCGCGATTGGTGATCCTCGACGAACCCAACTCCAATCTCGACGACAGCGGTGAGCGAGCCCTGGGCGAGGCGATCGAGAGACTCAAACAGGACGACGTCACCCTGTTCATCATTTCCCATCGCACGGGGATTCTCAGGCGAGTCGATCGCCTCCTGGTGCTCAAGGAAGGGAAGGTCGCAGCCTCCGGCCCCAGCCGGGAGCTACTGGGAAAACTGGCGGGACCGCCGCGAACAGCGGCCAGCGACCAGCCTTCTAACCACGGTGCCTCTATGCCTTCTCGGGCCACGATCAAGGGTGCGAGGGGGAGCGAATGA
- a CDS encoding HlyD family type I secretion periplasmic adaptor subunit, whose amino-acid sequence MRKKTKTSAPSYTDGGQQAKGSDTQDSILRQHRLPTSGRRAQWVGMAILLVAFGGFGSWAALAPLSVAVVAGGSVSVESFKKTVQHLEGGIVVAINVEDGDDVEAGDTLMVLDDTQARAQLDIARANAFIAGAQEARLLAEQRGDTDLAFSQALREMAQGNERFGQILDVQRSLFFSRRSSLQGEIASLEQQTRQFHEQIDGLRQTSGIDRQRIDSLRAEIEDYQSLFKEGLGNNQRIRELRRQVLQFESDIAQAKAQIAQLQSRISENRSRIETQRQHYQRELGEQLRQAQAQLADASERRVALRDQVRRTRILAPVTGTVVGLDIHTIGAVVKGGEPLMSIVPKGGGFLIEARIPSQDIDSIYPGQPAEIRFSAFNQRRAPVVAGEVEHVSADSFEDESTGVSYYRALLRVSPSGKKEMTDDMRLLSGMPAEVMIQTGEKTLLDYLIQPVVDMLHRAMRQD is encoded by the coding sequence ATGCGCAAGAAGACGAAGACCTCGGCGCCTAGCTATACCGATGGTGGCCAGCAAGCCAAGGGCAGCGATACCCAGGACTCGATCCTGCGCCAGCATCGGTTGCCTACCAGCGGTCGTCGCGCGCAATGGGTGGGGATGGCGATTCTGCTGGTCGCCTTTGGCGGCTTTGGCTCATGGGCGGCGCTGGCGCCCCTGTCGGTGGCGGTCGTGGCGGGCGGTAGTGTCTCGGTCGAAAGCTTCAAAAAGACAGTACAGCATCTGGAAGGGGGTATCGTCGTCGCCATCAATGTCGAAGACGGTGACGACGTGGAAGCCGGCGATACCTTGATGGTGTTGGACGATACGCAGGCACGCGCGCAGCTCGATATCGCCCGCGCCAACGCTTTCATCGCAGGGGCTCAGGAAGCGAGGCTGCTCGCAGAGCAGCGTGGCGACACCGATCTGGCCTTCTCCCAGGCGCTACGAGAGATGGCGCAAGGGAACGAACGCTTTGGGCAGATCCTGGATGTCCAGCGCAGCCTGTTCTTCTCTCGGCGCAGCTCGCTACAAGGCGAGATCGCCTCGCTCGAGCAGCAGACCAGGCAATTTCATGAGCAGATCGATGGCCTGCGCCAGACCAGTGGCATCGATCGGCAGCGTATCGACTCCCTGCGCGCGGAGATCGAAGATTACCAGTCGCTGTTCAAGGAAGGTCTTGGCAACAACCAGCGCATCCGGGAGCTGCGGCGCCAGGTGCTGCAGTTCGAATCCGACATCGCCCAGGCCAAGGCACAGATCGCCCAGCTACAGTCGAGAATCAGCGAAAACCGTTCTCGTATCGAAACCCAGCGCCAGCATTATCAGCGCGAACTCGGTGAGCAGCTACGTCAGGCTCAGGCGCAACTAGCCGATGCCAGCGAGCGCAGGGTTGCACTCAGGGATCAAGTCAGGCGCACACGCATTCTGGCCCCGGTCACTGGCACCGTTGTTGGGCTGGATATCCATACGATCGGTGCAGTGGTTAAGGGCGGCGAACCGCTGATGAGCATCGTGCCCAAGGGCGGTGGCTTTCTGATCGAAGCGCGTATCCCCTCGCAAGACATCGACAGTATCTACCCTGGCCAACCGGCCGAAATCCGCTTCAGTGCCTTCAACCAGCGCCGTGCGCCGGTGGTGGCGGGTGAAGTCGAGCATGTCTCTGCCGACAGTTTCGAGGATGAAAGTACGGGGGTGAGTTATTACCGAGCGCTGCTGCGTGTTTCCCCGTCAGGGAAGAAGGAGATGACCGATGACATGCGGCTGCTCTCCGGTATGCCCGCCGAGGTAATGATTCAGACCGGAGAAAAGACCTTGCTCGACTATCTCATCCAGCCTGTCGTCGACATGCTCCACCGTGCCATGCGCCAGGACTGA